From the Sphingobium yanoikuyae genome, the window GCGCCTGCACGCCCATCCCAACATCAAGGTGCTGTGGAACAAGGCGGTCGATAAGTTCGTCGGCGGTGGTACGCCCGAAGGTCTGGTTGGCGTCGACCTGATCGACACCGTCACCGGCGAGAAGTCGCATGTGCCGACCGATGGCGGCTTCGTCGCGATCGGCCACCACCCCGCGACCGAATTGTTCGACGGCAAGCTGCCGCTCGATGAAGGCTATATCGTGGTAGAGAAGGGCACGACCCACACCGCCATTCCCGGCGTCTTCGCGGCCGGTGACGTGACCGACAAGATCTATCGCCAGGCAGTGACCGCAGCCGGCATGGGCTGCATGGCCGCCCTCGACGTCGAACGCTTCCTCGCCGAAGCCGACTTCGAGCAACTGGTCGAAGCGTAAGAAAAAGGGCTGGGCCGGAAACGGCTCAGCCCGAATTTTTTGGAGAAAAGGCGGCTTTCAGCCCAGCTTGGCGCGCAGGAAGGCGACCAGCGTGCCGAAAGTCTCGAACGTGTCGCCGTCGATATCCTCATCCTCGATCAGGATGTCGAAGCGATCTTCCATCTCGGTGAGCAGGCCGGCGACGGCCATCGAGTCCAGTTCGGGCAGGGCGCCGAACAGCGGCGTGTCGGCGTCGAACGCATCGGCCCGCTCCTGCGACAGGCTCAGCACGTCGCGCAGAAGCGCCCGCACCAGGGTTTCGATATCGTCTGTCCGGTCGACCGGCTGAGTGGTTTGCGCCCGCATGATGGCGGCTATCTAATGGCTCGCCGCCTATCCGACAAGCGCGGAAATGCAGGTGCGCGCGGCGGGAATCCAGCTGGATGCGCGACGCGGATTGAACAGGTCGATCTGATGGAGGGGAATGCGCTCGTCCATCCATTCGCGCTTATAGTCATTGTCACCGGTGCCATAATCGATCGTCGCGACCCGGTCCTGGTCGATGGCATGGGCGAACATCGCATGGCTCAGCAAGGTGCCGGGCGATCCTTCGTCCTGGGCGCTGTCATGGGCCAGCTTGTGGATCAGCGCCGTGCCATGCTCCACCGTCCATAATTGGGTCGCCACGGCGCGGCCGTCCAGCCGGGCAAAGCCCAGCCGCAAGGTGCCGGCATCGCTTTCCCGCTGCGCCAGGACGCGCAGGAAGTCGAGGCCAGGCTCGGGCGCCTTCCAGCTATGCGCCTGCACATCGACATAATCCTGCCACAGCGCGTCGGTCAGCTTGTCATGGATGCTGAGGTCATAACGGCCCTGCCGGGCCTTGCGCCGCACCTGGTTGCGCAGCCGGCCGGGGCGCTGCGCCCAATAGGTTGCGAAATCCCGGCCATCGACGTGCAGCAGATATCGGCCGCCCATCGGCCGCTGCACCGCGAACCAGCCGGCGCGGCGAAAGGCGCCGATCAGCGGGCCGGGCAGGGCAAGCGGATAGAGGTTGATCTGCGCCTGTTCGCGCAGCAGATGGCGGGCGATATTTTCCAGCTGCCGGGCCTGTTGCCGCGCGTCCGGCGCGCCCAGGAAAATCGGGCTCCAGGCGAAACTATACCAATTGGCAAGGGCAGTTAGGCGACGAGCCGAGGGCGCGAGAAGGAACAACCAGGCCTCGCAGGCGTCCTCTGTCTGTTGGAACACCCTGAGCGGGGTGTCGCCAAGGCAAAGGGGGTGCAATGTTTCAAACCAGTCCAGCCGGTCGAACAGGCTGTCGATATGGACGCGGTCCATCCGGCCGCCGATCGCCGACCGCACTTCCGACAGCGTCCGATATTCCCTTGGGACCAGCAACCTATTATCTCCCGGCACCTTAGCTGCCCTTAGGACCTAATTCTGGACATGACGTTAAGCGACCCCCTGTTGGCTTCCAAGGCGCCAATCGACGATGCCGATGTGCAGCCGATAGACCATCTGCTGCTGCGTGGCGATCCGGAACGGCCGGCGCTGGCGGGGCGGTCGGGCGCGCAGGACTATGCCGAACTGGAACAGGCACTTGGTCGCCTCGCCGGATGGCTGGCGGGCTTTGGCCTCGCGCCCGGCGCGCGGGTGGCCAGCTGGGTGGCCAAGGGGCCGGTCGCGGCGCTGATGCCGCTCGCCGCGCCGCGCGCGGGGCTTGTCCATGTCCCCATCAATCCGCTGCTCAAACATGCGCAGGTCGCTCATATCCTGGCCGATAGCGGCGCGGCGCTGCTGATCGGCACGGCCAGCCGCCTGTCGACGCTGGCCCCCGGCGACGTCCCGGCTGGCTGCCATCTCCATCGCGAGGATGATGCGGCGGCGGGGATGAGCGGCGGCGCGGCATTGCCGCCGTCCGATGCCGCGCGCGATGCTCTGGCCGCCATCCTCTACACCAGCGGATCGACCGGCCGGCCCAAGGGGGTGATGCTCAGCCACGCCAATCTCTGGCTCGGCGCGGTGTCGGTGGCCCATTATCTGGAGCTGGCGCCGGAGGACCGGACGCTGTGCGTGCTGCCCTTCAGCTTCGACTATGGCCAGAACCAGCTGCTTTCCACCTGGTATGCGGGCGGCTGCGCCTGTCCGCTCGATTATCTGACCCCGCGCGACGTGGTGAAGGCGGTCGATCGCTGGGACATCACCACCCTGGCCGGAGTGCCGCCGCTCTGGGTGCAACTCACCGAACTGGACTGGCCGACGGAGATCGCGACCAAGCTCCGGCGCCTGACCAATAGCGGCGGGGCGCTGACCCGGCCGCTGGTCGCGCGGCTGCGGTCGCTGTTCCCGCAGGCCGATCTCTATCCCATGTATGGCCTGACGGAAGCCTTCCGCTCCACCTATTTGTCGCCTGCTCTGGTCGACAGTCACCCGGATTCGATGGGGTCTGCCATTCCCTTTGCCGAGATATTGGTGGTCCGCCCCGACGGCACGCTGGCCGACGATGAAGAGCCGGGCGAACTGGTCCATGCCGGGCCGCTGGTGGCGCAGGGCTATTGGCAGGATGCGGCGCGCACCGCCGAGCGCTTCAAGCCGGCGCCATCCGCCTCGCGCCATGGCGGCACGGCCGTATGGTCCGGCGACACCGTCCGCCGCGACGCGGATGGCCTGCTCTATTTCGTCGGCCGCGACGATGCGATGATCAAGTCGGCCGGCAATCGCATCAGCCCGACCGAGATCGAGGAGGCGGCGGTCGCCGTTCCCGGCGTGGCGGAGGCTGTTGCCCTCGGTGTCAGGGATGAGCGGCTGGGACAGGCGGTGTTGCTGCTGCTGCGCGCTGCCGATCCTGATGTTGTCGCGGCTGTTGCCGCCCATCTGAAGGCCGAACTGCCCAATTTCATGCAGCCGCGCGAGACGCTAGTGCTTGCACAGTTCCCGCGTAACCCCAATGGCAAGATCGATCGAGTCGCGCTGGCCAAGGAGTATGCGTCATGAAGCCCATGGGCCCCATTCCCGCCTGGTTCGCCGAGGAAGAAGGCATGCTGCTGATTGGCGGCTGCGGCGCGGCGAGCCTGGTCGACGAAGCGGGCGACACGCCGCTGTTCGTCTATGACATGGGCATCATCGAGGCGCAGGTGCGTCGCTTCCGCGAGGCGATCCCCAAGAAGATCGATCTTCATTATGCGATCAAGGCCAAT encodes:
- a CDS encoding acyl carrier protein codes for the protein MRAQTTQPVDRTDDIETLVRALLRDVLSLSQERADAFDADTPLFGALPELDSMAVAGLLTEMEDRFDILIEDEDIDGDTFETFGTLVAFLRAKLG
- a CDS encoding GNAT family N-acetyltransferase yields the protein MLVPREYRTLSEVRSAIGGRMDRVHIDSLFDRLDWFETLHPLCLGDTPLRVFQQTEDACEAWLFLLAPSARRLTALANWYSFAWSPIFLGAPDARQQARQLENIARHLLREQAQINLYPLALPGPLIGAFRRAGWFAVQRPMGGRYLLHVDGRDFATYWAQRPGRLRNQVRRKARQGRYDLSIHDKLTDALWQDYVDVQAHSWKAPEPGLDFLRVLAQRESDAGTLRLGFARLDGRAVATQLWTVEHGTALIHKLAHDSAQDEGSPGTLLSHAMFAHAIDQDRVATIDYGTGDNDYKREWMDERIPLHQIDLFNPRRASSWIPAARTCISALVG
- a CDS encoding acyl-CoA ligase (AMP-forming), exosortase A system-associated yields the protein MTLSDPLLASKAPIDDADVQPIDHLLLRGDPERPALAGRSGAQDYAELEQALGRLAGWLAGFGLAPGARVASWVAKGPVAALMPLAAPRAGLVHVPINPLLKHAQVAHILADSGAALLIGTASRLSTLAPGDVPAGCHLHREDDAAAGMSGGAALPPSDAARDALAAILYTSGSTGRPKGVMLSHANLWLGAVSVAHYLELAPEDRTLCVLPFSFDYGQNQLLSTWYAGGCACPLDYLTPRDVVKAVDRWDITTLAGVPPLWVQLTELDWPTEIATKLRRLTNSGGALTRPLVARLRSLFPQADLYPMYGLTEAFRSTYLSPALVDSHPDSMGSAIPFAEILVVRPDGTLADDEEPGELVHAGPLVAQGYWQDAARTAERFKPAPSASRHGGTAVWSGDTVRRDADGLLYFVGRDDAMIKSAGNRISPTEIEEAAVAVPGVAEAVALGVRDERLGQAVLLLLRAADPDVVAAVAAHLKAELPNFMQPRETLVLAQFPRNPNGKIDRVALAKEYAS